In Herbinix luporum, a single window of DNA contains:
- a CDS encoding ABC transporter substrate-binding protein gives MKKKIISILSITMCSVLLLFGCGSKKKDTIIVGTEAGFAPYEYMKGNEIVGVDIDIAKAIADYLGKELVIKNMEFDSALMAVQNGTVDFVAAGVSITPERAEEMDFSIGYVEAADEVVVVNKENPTVESIEDLDGKIIGVQQGNVADFWVEENVDAKEIKRYSKFGQAAEDLKNGKIDCIVMDYYPAKEMVVANPELTVLDGVLFKDMYAIAVKKGNKELLETINTVIEQLKAEGKIEEFLANHTSE, from the coding sequence ATGAAAAAGAAAATAATTAGTATATTGTCAATAACCATGTGTTCTGTGTTGTTACTTTTCGGATGTGGTTCTAAGAAAAAAGACACCATAATTGTAGGTACCGAAGCAGGTTTTGCACCTTATGAGTACATGAAAGGTAATGAAATAGTCGGAGTAGATATTGATATTGCTAAGGCTATTGCTGATTACTTAGGAAAAGAACTTGTTATTAAGAATATGGAGTTTGATAGTGCTCTTATGGCTGTACAAAATGGTACTGTGGATTTTGTAGCTGCAGGGGTTTCAATTACTCCGGAGCGAGCAGAAGAAATGGACTTTTCAATTGGCTATGTAGAAGCTGCAGATGAAGTAGTAGTAGTTAATAAAGAAAATCCCACAGTTGAAAGTATTGAGGATTTAGACGGTAAAATCATCGGAGTACAACAGGGAAATGTAGCTGACTTTTGGGTTGAAGAGAATGTAGATGCTAAGGAGATTAAACGTTATAGTAAGTTCGGACAAGCAGCTGAAGATTTAAAGAATGGCAAGATTGACTGTATAGTAATGGATTATTATCCTGCAAAAGAGATGGTAGTTGCAAATCCTGAACTAACTGTACTTGACGGAGTATTATTTAAAGATATGTACGCAATTGCTGTGAAGAAGGGTAATAAGGAATTATTAGAGACTATTAATACAGTAATTGAGCAATTGAAGGCTGAGGGAAAGATAGAGGAATTTTTGGCCAATCATACAAGTGAATAG